The window CAATGGGATCACCTGCCACGCTTCCATGCTCTCAGCCCCACAGTCCACCTTCTTTTTTGGCAATTGACACTTCCATTGGCAATAAACCCCCTTCCCTTTCAGGAATTTTCTATACCTTTCAAAATTAGcaatttatctctttttttagtAAGTCCCCTTCTGACAATAGAGTATGGTAACGATTGCTAGCTGGAGTAGCAACAACTGAGCTCAAAGTAGCAAAGACTTCTGCAGGATTTAGTCCATTtctcatttattaattttcccaATTTTTATGCACATTTTAAGTATTGACCTTTTCTCATTTAAACTGCTTAGTTTTAGCTGTCACCTGTGCTCATAAGATATTAATGTATTCAAACCTCAGGATTTGGAGCACCAGTTAGTTGTCTATAAGGGCTGACAGGAATTTAGCCCAGGGTAAAacattacatattttaaatggtattttGTTTGCATCCAATACAAATTCTCTTAATTCTACGTATTTGTGTACCTAGCCATAGCTTGGAGGCCAAATACCAAGATGGACCGGTCCCTGTTCTGCCCAGGCAGGTCTTACATCCTCTATCTGTTGGTAGCATATCAAACACCCAAAGCATTGGTTTTTTACATTGAGTGACCTATGTCTCACACAAAATTAAGCCACTAATTCAGCtacatccaaaaaaaaaaaaaaagagattaaaacacGGCATCTACTTTACTTCCACTGTCAAAACTTAGAGCGGTTTgaagctttttctcttctgaagccAGAAATGAGtaaggaggatttttttttgagtgacAAAGGACATTTCTGAACTTGTATGTAAATTTGAGGTTTACATTCCTCTTGAACGGGGAAGGAGAACAAAATGGCAGAAGGGTGGAATGAGTGAATTCTGCTCAGTCCGCTATGTAGGTAAGCATAAGGAAGTAGCAGCTGATGTCCTTTACTCATTTTGGCCTCTTCTCAAGAAACAGGTATTTTAAGTCACCTACAAATTTTCCTTAAATGCACTTAACTGATAGCTAGCCCTGTGTTTCTGTCTGGCCCATACCAGCAGTATAAATAAAAAGGTTAACTAGAGAAATTTAAGGCTTCAAGCACCTCTAGCTCAGAGCTACATCCATCGGTATATGAAGCTTATGGAAATGCCAAGTCCTGTTTTTACCTTACATAATGTAACCTTTGAAGAACAACAAAGGAAGATGCTTTGCTTTTACTGGGTGTCTGTGGGTAACTGATAAATAACTTTCGCTGTCTAGactattttatttgtatgttaAGATTATTCTAGAGCATCTCTTGTGACTTGTGAAGAAAAGCTCTTTGGTGCTGGTATGCATACTTACCCtcaaacaaaattaatgtaaatGGATACAGAAAACACCTATGGTGGCCTGTAGCCAGCTATTGTATTCCAGCTTCGGTAGAGATAGGGATTTTGACCatctaataattattttcaagaaaCTATTAGGAGATCTCTTTCTAATCTCTTGCCCTAAATTCTTTATTTGGTGGGAAGCAAAATAACAAAGGCAAAGAGTTCACCGAACTGGAAGTGGCAGCAACATTTTGTCAGGTTGCAGCAAACGTCGTTTTAAATTCTTTCTAGATTGGCCACTCCTGCCTTCTGAGCAAGTAAGTGATCAAGTATTGCACTGCATACTCATATCTTACTGAAAGACTGTGCAGGACATTGTACAATGAGCATCTCTGCCTGGGATTTTAGTTCTCCAAAGGTGAACAGAATGGTATTACACCTTCAATAAACCCAGCTGAGAGGTCATGAAAGACAAACATACTCCAAGTCAAGCACTGTATTTAAAATCTACATGAATAtctattttaaaggcaaaatgaTGGGCTGGCAGTCACCAAAAACAGTGGCACTCTATGGTTAAACAATTAAGTACTGAACGATAATTGATCACTTTTGTACAAAGTTTATTAAGAtgtccagaaaaataaatctgaaaaaacGTGTAGCAAATAGTAATCTTAATTCAAGAGTACAAAGCAACTGAAAACACCTAGAGCATTTATGTACttgacaaataaaaatacagtgataATTGCCATCCCTGAGCAACAGTGCATTTAAATACCGTAATGAACAAAGTTATTCAAATGTACCTCTGTATGCAGACTTAAAATTGTTAAAATTTGTTAAAGATGCAGAACTGAAGATAACCAACGCGCCCTTTAAAGATGTCAAATACAATTGGTTTTGGAAAACTTAAGTATTAAACAAATTGAACTGTTAATTTACTCTACAAGCTACTTAATGGCAGTGcgaaatgtattttattttggtttcacTGATCCTTTGTGTTGCATACCGACAGCAATGTTTTTCCTTAAGGAAACTGTAGTAGCTTAAgacaatgtatttttcattactaAACATTTCATGGATTCTGTATTCAGCAATGACGTGAGTTTGAAAGTCAGAATGAAGAACACAGTCTCCTCTAACAGTCAAGACTTCAAGCAACAGTCACGAGGAGTAAATTTTAACAAGTTTCCATACTTAGTTTCTACATTCTCCTATCTTCCAAAAGGCCTGGGTGTCAAGGTATTTAACACAAGGATCTATATAAAATGGTCCAGCAGCTGAATGGCACACAGGTTTCCAGATACTTAGGTATCTCAGCCAAAGTGAACAGACAAAGCTATTTTATTTGCCCAGCTGTGTATGACTGGCATTTAAGTTAATATCAGCCTCTTTgcttctgaggaagaaaaatggcaaCTTCATTAACAGGCACTactgagaatgaaaaaaagacatttctttgtGCTCTTAATTGCTTGTGTAGTGTTAATATTGTTCATACCATTGTTATTCATGGCTTGATCATCTATCTTTGGCTGTGTGCAAACTATATCAGCACAAgtagaatttatttatttcactgatgGCACTATTAAATTAACAATGATGTACATGTCAACCAGCTTTCTAGGCCCTTACCCCAATCAATATCTTTTTTCAAACACTAGCAGATCCAAAGGCAAGAGATTaggtaataaaatatttcctacaTGATAACACACATAAGAAATTTAACAGATCAATAAATGCCTCCTGTGTCATCTACGAGTAAGTTTACAAGTACAAACAGAGATTTCAGGTAACGGTACTTCAGCTGTCAATTCAAATGGAAAGAATACAGTATTAAAACCCTACACCACTTATGAAGTATCAATTACTTCTAAACCAACCaacctgctttgagcaggaaattggactaggtgacctctGGAGTCCTCAAATAGGTTTTAGGACTACGTAACTGACTTATTACCCATCTGATTAATATTGACatctattaataaataaaagcttcaCAAAGCAGGGATGAAATGCTTTATGTTACTAAGAGAGGTAAAACCTACCTATCTTTCAATTATTCACTATTCAGTTGCTTTTTCCCAGCCACTGGCTGACCTATGGTTATGCCCAGGAGATTTATAAATCAGGCACTCTAAGAATTAGTGTCAGAGCAAACAAGCAGTATTAGAAATAACAGAAGCACTGGAATGTAACAAAAGTAACATCCATTTTGCAGGATAACAATTACTTGAGTCCTTCACatgaagctgaaagaaaaaacaaatccagctttaataaaaatgctgtaAGGTTGCATATATTGCACAAGTTGTATCTTGTACTAATTTGATATTGATCAGTTAATGATTTTGCATCACCAAATAATTTGGCCCTAATCATTACGCCAATAATTATCTGGCCTAATGCAGAATTAATGAATTCTGTAGAATAGAATTTACTTGGCTGTTCATATAGAAAACCAGAACGTTTTTATAAGGTTCAGCTGTTTGGGATATCTGTAATTCACTTGTACTTCTTACTTTCTAAGCACAAATTAATGCAGAATTGTTGGTTTAATCTGCTATACAATCAGCTCTGAAATTTGTGCTTTCCCCACATTCTTCCAGTGCTCAGGCAGAACATAACTAAAGACAGAATGAACAAACATGATTTGAAGAATTTTGCATTAACAACTGTGACTAAAGCTCCTATAATACATTAAAAGGTTATGAagtaaatattgtatttttcagaagtctATAGGTGTTGTCAGAGTATGATCTAATTTAATTacctccttaaaaaaaatcaggtttcttGATATCtagaaaatagggaaaaaatgcaacacTAGTTTCAGTTTCTTGATGCAAACAAAAAGCTGTGTTTCACTGTCCCAGCCATTAAATACTTTTTGCCTACAACTCCGGCACTACAAGAGGCTACACTCAAAATCCAGCATTGTCTCATTCTTCTTGATACACTCATAAAAATGCTGAGGGACTTCCTCACCAGAAAGGATTTGTGAtggcagcaaaaccaaacaggcTTCCCCAGATTCTCTTGAGAAGTACAGCACAAGATCTGCTGAAGGAGACACTTCACTGGATGATGTAGACACTTGTGATGGAGGGGACATCCCTTACCCTATTTACTGAGTGGTCTTTGATGTCCTCCTTAAGCTTTTTCAACTTCACAGGATTCATTTGAATAGTATATCCTAACAAAAGATGTGAGAACTCCTTTTCAGTGTGGCAGTTACTGAGAATGAATTTTTCAAGTCAACAAAATATCTGGTTTTGCCTGTGAGAGGCTGGTTTTTAGGAAGAACAAAGAACTTCTAGTATCTGGCAGTTTTCCAGGAGGTTGATCTGGACTGTTcatcacagaaaatgaaaacagcataCCTAAAGACAAATATAAGACaaagaatttgaatttttaaaaagtaaaaataggtAAGACAGTTGCATATAGATATTAATAGCTTCTCCCCTTTACTACCATGTCAagcaatttcattaaaattttcccAGTTTGTGTAAGAGCTGCAGGTATTTGGCCTGCACTCCCCAAACCCATTCACTCACTAATTGCTTGTTTTCACTGTCTAGAACGGAatcttaaagaaaagaaaaaggatattCTTCCCCTTAGGACACTTGCACACTAACTCCAGTTAATCTATATGCCACAAAATGTCAATGTTCTAAAAGCGTATACAATGTATTGAGAAGGAATCCTTAAGTGGTCTAACAAACCTTAAATGTCAAAAAAGCAGTTCATGCAACAAGATCAATCATTTTATGTGCTTAAACAATTCAATTATTTACCTGAAGGACTTATCCCAAGAGTGACACAAGCATCACAACACCCATAAACTGAATGAAGAGCAGCAAAGGTGTCATAAATGACCAGACAGGCCACAAAGCAATGTTGAAACTGGGAATAAAAGCAGGAAGTTTTGGTAAGTTCAGTTGTCATATTACGGAAATACCAGccacacaaagaaaacatggcacaagaggaaaagagatttaaattacttaatctggaaaaatacttatttctttacaacttgagagaaaacaaaaagacccCAGCACTTACTTACTGATAGTTTAGTTTACTGTTTATTTACTGACAACTCATCCTAGAAGTTCCGTAGCTCCTGCAGATTTTACACTGAGCACTTACACTCGGTCCCATCAAGGGTAAAAATACCTCTTCATTTCAAGATCTCTGTATATCAAGTGCCTGAAAATTAACTACTCTCGATTTTTCCACGGGCATACACAGCAACTGAGAAAAGGCTTAATTTTTACTTCGAGCCAAGCAGATTTGAGTTAACTGTAGAGAGAGGGggcaaacaatttattttacaacTGACTTACAAGAATTATAGATTTGACTAATTCTAAACAATAGGGAACCTTTACCTTCTTcggtcttctttttttcccagcattgCAACAAATACTGACTGACATTAATCAGATACAACATCTAAACTTAAAGGGAGAACCAGCTTTCATAGAGAGAGCAAATAAATAtacttgcacacacacatgtaaTTTTTTCATTCACATGCACATTTGCTCAATTCTGACTTCTATAATCTCATAAATAAAGTAGCTCTTACTAAAAGTACCATTCTCTGACAAAATGTAAACCCTTAAAGCTCATATAACATAATTAGAAGTATAAATTTCAGTATATGTTTGCTATTATAGATTGATATTTTTCTCAGCTAGAGAATACACCTTTGTCTTCATTTGTAAACCTCAAAACAGCTGTCAGAGGTGAGCAGTTTATTCTAATAACGCTAAGGACTTCAGTTTCCCCATACATtttcaagacagaaaagatCAGGTACATCTACAAGTACACTTAATATACAGTTTTGACAGCTGTAGCTCCTGCTTTGTGGGTGAATGTTGGAAGTGGAAGAAATTACGCTACATAGAACTGATATTGTCACCAACACACTTAATAGAATTAGAGAAATTCtactttttataaaataagcCCTTTAACACAGTTAGACTTGCACAGGTTTAGCAGAAGTCTGTACAGTGTTCAAACTTACCAAATGGCTGCTGCAATAAAGGTAGCTGTTGTGATAGGTATCAGTGCTGGATACTGTGCATCGTAGTCCTGAATTCCACGATACCACTCAAGATATAGTATGCAGTAAAAGGCAACAGATAAACACGCAGCCAATAAACAGCTGCCAGATACAAACCACCAGCTGTGGGGGGGAAAGCATGTTAAGCACAGTCATATTGCAGTTAGCACATTAATCTTCATTCTAATCTAGGGACAGGACAGACGATAGCTTTTAATTGTACAGATGGGCCTAGAGttcctgttggtttttttcttcaattacttttacaaaatatttttgccccTCCAAAGCTGTCTAATATACATAACTGAGTTTAATTTTGCAATGCATCATTCCTGACATTTATCTTTTCcctcaaatattttgaaaatgcaatgCAACAGACCTTGTCAGATCTACTATATCACCATACAAAAAATACCTTGTCAGTAATGAGGTAAAATAGGCTCCACTGCAATTTTTGCTTCTCACTATAAATTAGACTACTGATTTTTGTGCAACAGAAATCTTGCAGAAAGCTTTAATAAGGTTTAATGTTTATTAACTCTgaaatttaacagaaaacaagtaTGAAGATATTATTTATTGCTGAATAAAAGCATGCAGAAATCCAGGATTTCAAACTCAAAATCAAGAAAACACAGGGTATGTGATTATTTAGGAACGTACTTTTGAGCCTCTTTGAGGACATACTTCAGGAGTAAAAGATGGGAGAGACAACTTGGGAAGCAGGTACACTTCAGTAAAATCTTATCTGAATGTATATTtatcaaataaaattttttaaaagggaattcTTATTACCACGGTTTGATTACTAAATTACAAAGAGTAATCAACGACTCAGGTAACATTTGCTCTGGTATGGTACAGCAAATATTGTATGCTATTTTGGTACCTCAGTACTACCAGTTAAGAAATCTGCATTAAGAGAGCAGTTACCATAGTCTAGCTTAACAAGCAAGGCAGGAAGACAAGTTCCTGCAGGGTGCAGATGGGGCCACCTAAAACCTTGATCACATCCTGGAGTCACTGGTTTGGATCCACAGCCAAGTGGATGTAGGTGTATCTACACCAGTCTGGAACAGCAGCTCCAGAGAACCTCACAGCACAGAGCAAGGCCCTGTTCAGCTTCCATGTGCTGATACAATAATGACAATGAGATAGCTTTACCTGGAAGTGCTTTTAAAActatctaaaaatatttaatatccaTCAATCccattgaaaataatttaatagagaagaaatataaattatttaatagaaattatttcGCTAAACTTTTGCTGGTCTGCTCAAAGAATTCTAGAGAACTTCtagagaaaataacttcattttgacatttaaatttatttgacatttaatttcagctttttttaattaaaataaaacaccaacAGTTTCAACAACACACGCAGCAATTTCTTGTACTTAGGTGTAAACTTGAAGTTACAGTATTAAAACACCCTGCTATTAGAACAAATTTTGCATGTAGACAAATGGCTCAGTAGagcctaaagaaaaaaataattgtagcaAAATTTTAAGTACTGTATTTActtaaaaattagtttaataATGATGACTTAGGTGGTCATCTGGCCCAATCCCTCTGTTCCAGCAGGGCTGGCTACAGCTGggtgcccaggaccatgtccagacaggTTCTGAgtacctccaaggatggagactccatgACCCCCCTGGGCAACCAGTGCCAGcgcttggtcaccctcacagtgaaaaactgtttcctgatgtttacagggaacctcctgtgtttcagtctgtgcccattgcctctggtcctgtcactgggcaccactgaaaacagcCTGGCTCTGTATTCTTTACACCCTCCCTccaggtatttatatacattgacaagatccccctgagccttctcttctccaggctgaacagtctcAGCTCTTGCTATTTCTATTGTAGATCTTCTTGATCCAAGATTTAAAACACAGTGTTCAGATCTAACAAGCTGAATATGATTGTAAGATGAAAACGCTATTTGCTTTGTAAGAAAAGGTACCTTACCTGTCTGTTTGAATAGTTTCTTtaatagttttgaaaaaatcAAAGTAGTACGTGACAGCAATCGATGCCAATATCCAGAATGCAGAATGAGCATTCAGTCTGGTAAGaggtttccttttcttctctacaGTTGTAGACTCTTCTGTAAATAAGAACATAATTATAGCAGTAAAGCCAGTTATCAAATGAAGTATGGTTATACTTACGTACAACATGATGCTTTATCCTTTTAATTCATTTATCTTTGGAGATTATTATACTCAGTATAATACACTTTGTATTACAGAGAAAGTATTCTAAAAAGCTCTGCacatttcctgaaataaaacagactaAGCAAAGTACCCTTTGATGAAAAGATAAAGCAGTAACAAATTAACAGCTGACTAGATAATGAAAGGGTTATTTAACTAAATAAAAACCTCTCGGTgttattaaagcatttttattaatcCAGCACATAAAAAGTCAGGTCGGTATTTCCGATTGCTAATCAATTTGTATCCTTGctaattttaatatttgcaaacCAATTTCAGgcataaataattttcttgtacAAAACTGCAGTTTCTTCACAAGAGATTTACAACTTCAGTTTCAAGAGCGGGCCTGACTCACGCTGTATACCTTCAGCAGGTAGACTAAAACTATCGTTATGCAGAaaagtatcttttcttttttcccctcataacCATATATTGCTCTAGAGAAAGCAAGACAACAGAGCGAGAGGATTTGAAAGCATATTTTTGTCCTTGACACTGACCAACTAACTCACTCAATACTTATACACACTGTCAAAAAAAGGTGTCACAGGTGCCTCTGATGTTTCATACTTTGAACTTTTATCACTGGAAGTTATCGGTGCCTGTGTGcctgcagcagtgctggctCCTCCACATGCATCATCACCAGCTGAGTGTACTAGCAGTTCTGCTGgaatttaaaggcatttttatttttcatttcctaggTTCTTCCTCATCTACTAAACCTTGGGTCTGGAGCACTCAAGCACTTCGTCCCCGTGAAGACATCCCCGGCTGCAAGTCTTTTACACGAGCCACATCTCCCTCTTCCCACCCAGCTCGCTATTCGGACCAGACACCGagggcagccgtggggctgcCTGCAGACAGCGCCCTGCGGCGGGACCGCGCCCGGCCGCCGCGCACCCCTCCGTCCTGCCGCGGGCAGGGCCCGTCCCTtcccccgctcccgccggggGCAGCGCTGCGGCAGCCGCCGCCTGCCACCCGGCACCGCTCCCCGCCCGGGCGCTCCTGTCGCGCCGCCCACCAAGCAGACCCGGGCTCCCCTCCCCGCAGTGTCTCCGCGTCCCCGGCACCACCCACCGGCCGCGCCGCCGTCCCCCGAAGGCGGCTGCGGCAGCGGCGGGTCGCGGGGCTCTGGCCCTCGCCGCAAAGGGCGCCTGAGCCTCGGCAGCGGCGCCGCAGCGCTGCCGCCCGCCTCCATCTTGGGCCGCTCCGGCAGT of the Caloenas nicobarica isolate bCalNic1 chromosome 4, bCalNic1.hap1, whole genome shotgun sequence genome contains:
- the TMEM128 gene encoding transmembrane protein 128, yielding MEAGGSAAAPLPRLRRPLRRGPEPRDPPLPQPPSGDGGAAEESTTVEKKRKPLTRLNAHSAFWILASIAVTYYFDFFKTIKETIQTDSWWFVSGSCLLAACLSVAFYCILYLEWYRGIQDYDAQYPALIPITTATFIAAAICFNIALWPVWSFMTPLLLFIQFMGVVMLVSLLG